ctatatctgtaggttttttttaattcagatttgttttttcttcttttttgggttttttttctcttttttcatatattgttattaattatatcttttttttagagatagttcacaccctaaactgatctaaaatttttttcttatgatatatttttattctgtaatattattgtttaatatctctgtattaattcattacttactatgtattttttatatttctttgaactgtatgtgtttttaaattataataataataaaaagattgaaaaagaaagagaggaCGACTGATATACTCTCAGATTCTGTGGGTTGTGAGGTCATTGGCCTAACGGACACGGACATTAATGCATTTGGCCTTCCAAAGGATTTGAAAGAGGCAGCACTCATGACACCTGCTCCGAGTTGCCTCTCACTCAAAAGTATAGTGGGACAATAATGCCAGCCGTTTTTGATCCTCATTCACCCCACATTCAGGCTCACCTACGCTGCACTTGAGATATGACTCCCTTTTCTATACATAAACCAAACCCCTACCCCTTCTGCCCCCGCTATTTTGTTTAGATATTCGCCTATACTTTGCTCATAttttgaagagctcaagcccaaaactttggcaATGTCTCTTTATTTTTGCTAAAGTACActgctgatctgctgagtttttgccTACACATGAATGAAATATTtcaccatttttctttgcttagTCACATCCCAACTtggccactttcaggtggaatcgccggGAGAATACGGCTCCCGGTGTCTGAGaagggacattcaggtggcagcgctgaaggcggtgttctgccacctgaaaggtccgcagcagAGAGAGGTGCCGCGGAGCAAATGCCAGCTCCCGAGTCGGGGCAGGAGCAGCCACTCACCAATGTCTGGCAGGGCGGCTGGCACAGGACGTCAAAAGCTTATCTTTACTCCTCAACCCTTTTATAGGTCACCAAGCTTGTGAACACTCAATTGCCTCATCACAAATTAGTATCTGGTGTTCCTTTTAATGCATCATTCTGCAATTCCTTTGAATCTCCCATTGATGACTTTTCCTTAATCCCAAGATCTCAACATTATAGTAGttcaaaaatccagactgcttggggattgggtcgtTCAGATTTTCCAGGTCCTCAGGCAGtagtttaaaaattcaaatttaagtagtaaagagatgaacaggtaaattttgatagtttattcattggcaaatacagcatgcttcattgatcaaaataagttttaaagaaaaattaagtggCCTCTTGTTGCcactgctaaattttaaaagttttgagtttttgaaaagtccggattgtcaggtggtctggatttttggacttctgtaACATTAAGAGCAAGATATATGGACCTGCATTTACCACGCATGCTTCCTTTGCAACTTCCTTAAAGGGATCAATACAGGAAATAGAAATGATAAAAACCTGTAACCAATTCATAAGGATCAATGAAATGTCCACTAATGCGTATACAAATGGAACACAAAATGAATTATGGGTGTGGGGTTAGTGTGGTGTGTCTCAAAGCTCAAGAGCTGAGAGTTAACAAAAGCTGCAACTACATCACTGATGTCTGTCTGCTGATGGCAGTGATTCAAAGGACATGCTGGCGTTTCTCTATTACTCAAAGATGAATAAATCCCAAAGCTCTTGCTTGTTACACCAATTTGGAGACAAGGCCATATTCCCCAGAAACAAAACTGCCAAGTCATCTTGGGAGTGGCTGAACAAGCAATCTGACAGCAAAGCACAAGCAGGCAACCATTGGCATCCAGACTCAAGACTAGGCACAAAGTTACAGAGCATCAAGAAACCAGTGATCAGTTTAAAATTTACTGAAAATATTGATCTGGTTTCTCCTGAAGGAGAATGGAGATGTTGCATGCTGTGTTACCAATGTCAATTTCAACTGAGTAACAACTTTAGAGCTATTCTACTttgtactgaaaaggaagtgGCCTTTGACCAGATATGAATACCTAGATGCATTGCTAAGAACTTTTATGGTAAATGCCTCAAATTTTCCTCTTCCTGAATATATATATTAACTTTGTCTGCATGTCTACGTGTTTTGCATGGAGGACCGAGAACCCTATTTCATCAGGTgatacttgcacaatcagatgacaataaacgactTGATGATGGTGACGAATGCAGATCGACACCTGTTATGTAAAATCAGAGATACAAGTCAGGCTGTTGACAGACAATGAAAATGCATAACTCCACCTTAAACCAATAGTAACATTTTGCTTTGGAGAAATGTACCTACTCTGTACAGTTCTGTGGAGGCAAGATACAAGTCGATATTTTGGATCAAGACTCCCCATCAGTCTTGATGCAGGTTCTCAACCCAAAACATCCATTTACAGCTTTTGCCTCCACAGAGGTTTCATCTGccaagttcatccagcatttggtTCTAGACTCCAGCCTCCTATATAGGTCCTATATGGACAGGTGGtcaaaaagaacaaacaaatttgAGATAAATACATTCAAAGGTGCTCGACAGTCAACATTCAAATTAttcaaagagtttaaaaaaaaaagcagccaaaGTAGAAATTACAATAGGTATGTATTTTATATAAAATGTCAAGTGATATCTGCCAAGGAATCAAGGACAAATACCACTAGATAACTTTGGGAAAGCTGATGTTTAGAATTAAATATTCTCAAATTACAGCACATTGAACTATACAGAAGAGacaacatttattatacaaaaatttttattaaaaaaaccaaCAATCCAATAGGGTACATGTACCATATCTAAATGTCATCACAATGAATTGAGCACATTGGCATCCAATGTAACAATCCATATGgggagaaaatgtacaaaaaatgGTTGGTCACAGAAAACACATCTACCAGGTAAAAATAATAAAAgcaatatacttttttttttaaatcaaaaccgAATTCAATGAGAGGGGACAGGAGGCAGCAGTTCTTGTGGAGATAGCAGAGGTGGGGAGTTGGCGAATgatacagaacaaaaaaaaaatgtactgaatAGTTAAATGCTGCTTTAGAGGCCTAAACACCACTTCCTATGAATCTTCTATCTGGAGTAAAATACTGTTCCTTCACCTAAAAGAAACCAAACAGAGAATGGATGTTGGGAGAAGGTCAGAATCAACAGATTAAATTATCAGCAAATCATTGAAAACAAGATTTACAAAACTCAAATACCCACCCATATAAACCTAGAGCTTTAAATTCAACAGTTAATTCAACCACCAAAATATTTACTACGTAAATCTATAGATAAATGCTTAATAGTCCATGAACTAACAATCCAGAGAAACTTGAAAACTTGTATTCCAAATTGTTTCCACACCCACATATGTTTAAAAAGGTGAATAACGAGCATGAGATTAAAAATCCTCTCAGATGGTGAATGTACTGTGTGCATTAGTGTAGGTTTCCCCAGTGAACAGCTAATGTCAGTCTCAGGAATGATCTGGGTTTAGCACATGGACTATTTGCAATTACGACTACAGGACTATTAAAATGGGGTAGGGAGGAAAGCAAGCATTTAATAAACTGGATTTAGAAAATATATATTAATACACTTGGAAAGTCCAAAGACAAAGCTGTATCCATAGAAGAATGAATTATTCTGTAAGCAGTCGTATTTAAACCATTACTGGGGCCTGTAAAAAATGCATTAAATTACATTAATATAATAAGCAAGAAATAAGTGAAGGCAAAGCTTGAagtatccattttattttaatgctGATACAGGATGTTGGAAGAGACCATACCAAACGGCAGCATTCGAGAGCGCGAGCGTCTCGTACTCTGTCCGCATTGAGCGGGCCTGTGAGAATCGTGTGGTCAGGGTGACACATGGCCTGCAATGAAGTTCCCGCTGGCGGGTACAAACAAGGTATAATGTCAGTTAGCAGACAATGGTTTTCTTTTTGTCTTGAAGTGTCCTTTATTTGTACCCATTAGCAGTACTTTACCTGTTTAAATTTACAAACTTGTTAAAAAAGGGCAAAAGCCATAAAGCTTCTTACAGCATCTGCATTACAAAACTCCGAGTgtctacttttttaaaaaaaagcacatgagtgctgtaaattttttaaatatgtaaattaattataaatataattttaacaaaagttaaataatgtTCAAATGAAATTTAAATGAATAGCTAACATACCTGCTTCCAATGGGCTGCAGGGACAAATCTTAGTATGGTTTGTAGCTATTCTGATGACCTCCACGTCGTGGTGCTTTCCCATAACCACTCTGTTGATCTGTAACATTTTTAGCATTTACACAAGATGCTCAATGATCCATTTCACACTCATCCAAAAAAAGTtcacaaatgtatcctggaaaaCTTGATTTTGTTTAAAAACTCTCATCAAAAAGATCTTCATCCTGGACAGGCTTTAGTTGGGCCGATTACTAATAATCCATTTGGGTTATATGGGGTTATTTTAATAATCCATTAAGATGAAACACAATCACTCAAGCACTACATCACTGATTGTGGGATTTGCATCTCGCCCTTTGGTTTAATTAGTTTCTCGATGGCATACACCTGAATATCAACCTGTCTAAAAAATACctgattttgattatttttaattttggatgGTGCAATATGTGgtttaattatttttaagttCATATTCAGTGTTAGGTTTCTCAAGTTATTGGCCAGGCCTCCAAGTGGGAACAGTGCACTAACACAGAGCACTCCTGCCACAATGGGAAAGAGGGGCCCACAGCAGGAACGAGTAGGCCAGTTCCATCCCACAGGAGCGCACATCCTGATCAGCGGACCAGAgagaccccccccaaccccttcaaTGATTGCCCCACCCTCTTTGCAAGAAAAAAGCATGGAAGGGAGAAGCAGCAGAAAAATTAAGATGGAACATGCAGTAATCCAGCCTTTGCATATCATGCCAATTTGTTTCATCAGGTCATGCAGTGCTCAAAAACAAACACTTTAACAAtctaaagttaaaattaaaagttCAATGCATGCAATTGTGTTTGGAAAAAGTTGAACAAGCACTTACTGCCATAGTCACCATATCCATAGTAGTTATTATAAGCAGGATAATCATAGCCACCATAACCTCCATAACCCTGGCTATTGTAGCCATAGTTATAGCTGCCATAGCCTTGATTCCAGTAGTTATTATATCCTTGGTTCCAGTTCTGACTTGGGGCTGTAAAGCGCAAAGAAGATTttcagcaactggaaaatttacaACAACCCCATTGAAGATCAAAAACATACATTACCTCCAGCACctgtccctcctcctctcccacgGCCTCGGCCTGCAAAAGTACCTCGACCAACTCCCCACTGCTGCTGCTGTTGATAGACTTCCTTTGACATTGCCACCTTGATCTCACACTGTCAAACAGAAGAACAGTTTCAGCTTTTCACCCAACTTCAACAAAAAGATGAATCTAAATCTAGCTAAAATACTAACTGAAATTCATTCCTCACGGATCAAAGGACAACTTAAACAACCATGCATTTTGTTTTGCAAATAAGCAATCCAATGAACACAGGATAGTCAAGCACCCAAAACAATATTGATCAAGACCACAGTTACATTTTGATATGGCTAATTGGTAAACACACTAATTCTGCAtttacaattaaaataaacacCATCATTTTACTGCATTAGATTTCATACAACCAGGTTATTCCAACTGGATGCATTTCATGGTAGCGTACCTTACTGAGTCCAACATTATGGAACTTCTTTTCAAGAATCTTTTTAACTGGCTCCTCTTCCTTGAAAGTTATGAAACAGAAACCACGCCTCTTATTTGTTTTGTTGTCCATAGGAAGTTCTATGGATTCCACCTAAATTGAATGCGACATCATTAACACTTCATAACTATGTTCTATTCCATCAGCCTAAATAGTGACATCAGACCAGCAGATCCTCACATCACCGACTACAGGAACATTAGGAAGTTACATTGACATCCATACCTATAATCTGCAAACCTCGACCATGAATTTAACAACCAAGTCTCATTCATCCTTGTGCATGAATAATTCACATGAAGGATGTATTTGCATGCCATTCATCACAAcaatccctccctccaccacactTCTCAAGGCCTAACAATTTGAGGCAAAAGACTTTTTAATCATTCAACCAGGAAAGATTACAACACGAGGTACATACTTCCCCAAAAGCTCCAAAGTATTCCCTGATCTTTTCTTCAGCTGTATCAGGTGAAAGGCCGCCTACAAAAATTTTCTTTACGGGTTCTTTTTTCATAGC
This genomic window from Narcine bancroftii isolate sNarBan1 chromosome 3, sNarBan1.hap1, whole genome shotgun sequence contains:
- the hnrnpd gene encoding heterogeneous nuclear ribonucleoprotein D0 isoform X2 translates to MSEAVQFSEIEAEASEQGLGAATTAATDSAAAALSDAVSDAKAGEGGDSSAAVIETEGAKIDASKTEEDEGKMFVGGLSWDTTKKDLKDYFSKFGEVVDCTLKLDPITGRSRGFGFVLFKEADSVDKVMEQKEHKLNGKVIDPKKAKAMKKEPVKKIFVGGLSPDTAEEKIREYFGAFGEVESIELPMDNKTNKRRGFCFITFKEEEPVKKILEKKFHNVGLSKCEIKVAMSKEVYQQQQQWGVGRGTFAGRGRGRGGGTGAGAPSQNWNQGYNNYWNQGYGSYNYGYNSQGYGGYGGYDYPAYNNYYGYGDYGSEGTVFYSR
- the hnrnpd gene encoding heterogeneous nuclear ribonucleoprotein D0 isoform X1; protein product: MSEAVQFSEIEAEASEQGLGAATTAATDSAAAALSDAVSDAKAGEGGDSSAAVIETEGAKIDASKTEEDEGKMFVGGLSWDTTKKDLKDYFSKFGEVVDCTLKLDPITGRSRGFGFVLFKEADSVDKVMEQKEHKLNGKVIDPKKAKAMKKEPVKKIFVGGLSPDTAEEKIREYFGAFGEVESIELPMDNKTNKRRGFCFITFKEEEPVKKILEKKFHNVGLSKCEIKVAMSKEVYQQQQQWGVGRGTFAGRGRGRGGGTGAGAPSQNWNQGYNNYWNQGYGSYNYGYNSQGYGGYGGYDYPAYNNYYGYGDYGNQQSGYGKAPRRGGHQNSYKPY